The window TCCTCAGCGAGATTGTCGTGGTTATAGGCATCGAAATCAAAATCTGGCATCAGGTCTGTCTTAACGTAATCTACTGCTTCTGTCAGCGCCTTCAGGAACTTGTTGAAGTCCTCCTTGTACAGGAAGATCTTATGCCTGTCATATCCATTATCATCAAACTTCTTACGACTCTCAGTAATGGTCAGGTAGTAATCATTGCTACGGGTAGCCCTTACATCAAAGAAGTAAGTCCTTCTCTTACCAGCCCTGATACGCTTACTGTAAACGCTTTCCATCTTTTTGTCGTTGTTCTCGTACGCCACAG is drawn from Flavihumibacter rivuli and contains these coding sequences:
- a CDS encoding DUF3276 family protein, producing the protein MAYENNDKKMESVYSKRIRAGKRRTYFFDVRATRSNDYYLTITESRKKFDDNGYDRHKIFLYKEDFNKFLKALTEAVDYVKTDLMPDFDFDAYNHDNLAEDGEIIESVEETVIVVNNNASSAQPAAGNDEEVDKW